A genomic window from Candidatus Pelagisphaera phototrophica includes:
- the modC gene encoding molybdenum ABC transporter ATP-binding protein — protein sequence MKAVKTIFNISLKACFGSLNLDLGYKGSKRVLGVFGVSGAGKTTFLECLAGLRKVMSGQITVAGEIWLDTETSCFVPTEKRHMGYVPQDHLLFPHKNVRGNLEAGKARAVQGGQDFQSILKKVVAVLELEPLLDRSIDQLSGGERQRVSLGRALCSGPKLLLLDEPLASLDLPLRRKILPFLIRIKEAFELPIVVVSHNPTELQVLCDEVLILENGRNVMTGSPNELFTSDSLFNVAKEHGFENVFSGTIIEKSDQVDRLSLSGKDIDMSIQIPATDALLGDRVLASIGFDNVLIGLEQPRGLSARNCLSATISRVENAGTRWLVQAVVVDAVPEFVVEVTYDAIEALQLESGARIYLVFKTSSVSTLTG from the coding sequence ATGAAAGCGGTAAAAACGATTTTCAATATCTCATTAAAGGCTTGCTTTGGTAGTCTGAATTTGGATCTTGGATACAAGGGTTCCAAGCGTGTCCTAGGTGTCTTTGGGGTTTCTGGCGCGGGAAAGACGACTTTTCTGGAATGCCTGGCAGGACTGAGAAAAGTGATGTCGGGGCAGATCACAGTAGCTGGTGAAATCTGGCTGGATACGGAGACTAGCTGCTTTGTCCCCACAGAGAAACGTCATATGGGCTACGTGCCCCAGGATCATTTATTATTTCCTCATAAAAATGTGCGAGGAAACCTGGAAGCGGGAAAGGCAAGGGCGGTGCAAGGCGGACAGGACTTTCAAAGTATATTGAAAAAAGTCGTCGCTGTTCTCGAATTGGAGCCTTTGTTGGACCGATCGATTGACCAGCTGTCTGGAGGAGAACGTCAGCGAGTATCGCTAGGACGAGCGCTTTGCTCGGGCCCCAAACTGCTTTTGTTGGACGAGCCTCTCGCATCGCTTGATCTTCCCTTGAGAAGAAAAATCCTTCCGTTTCTAATCCGCATCAAAGAGGCCTTTGAACTGCCGATAGTTGTAGTTTCTCACAACCCCACGGAATTGCAGGTCTTGTGTGACGAGGTTCTCATCTTGGAGAACGGTCGGAATGTTATGACCGGCAGTCCTAACGAGCTCTTCACCAGTGATTCATTGTTCAACGTGGCGAAAGAGCATGGATTTGAGAATGTGTTTTCAGGTACCATTATTGAAAAATCAGATCAAGTGGACCGGTTGAGTCTTTCGGGAAAAGATATTGATATGAGTATACAAATTCCGGCGACAGATGCTCTTTTGGGAGATCGGGTATTGGCTAGCATAGGTTTTGACAATGTACTAATCGGTCTTGAACAGCCGCGGGGATTGTCTGCCCGCAATTGTTTGTCAGCGACAATCTCCCGAGTTGAAAACGCTGGAACTCGATGGCTGGTCCAAGCGGTAGTTGTGGATGCGGTTCCAGAATTTGTCGTTGAGGTGACCTACGATGCGATTGAAGCATTGCAGTTGGAATCAGGAGCAAGAATCTACTTGGTTTTTAAAACGAGCTCCGTTTCCACCTTGACCGGTTGA